A stretch of DNA from Dioscorea cayenensis subsp. rotundata cultivar TDr96_F1 chromosome 4, TDr96_F1_v2_PseudoChromosome.rev07_lg8_w22 25.fasta, whole genome shotgun sequence:
TTCTGAAAAACCCTTCATAAACCCAAAGCAAAAGCATCCCCCCTCATCTCTTCTGGGAAATTCAAAAAatggcttcttttcttctccgactctttctccttctcttcaCCAGCTTAATCTCTTTACCTTACTCTTCTCCACAtgaacagcagcagcagcagcagcagcagctctTCTTCCCTCTATCGCACTCCCTCGCCAACTCCCACAACACTAGTGTCCACCACCTACTTAAGTTATCCGCCCACCGCTCCAACAGCCGTGTCCAGCGCCACCGTCGGCCACGACAGGTGTCACTCCCTCTTACTTCCGGCAGTGACTACACTCTATCCTTATCCCTTCCACCGAGCCCTGCCGTGCCACTGTACATGGACACAGGCAGTGACCTTGTGTGGCTCCCCTGTGCCCCTTTCGAATGCATCCTCTGTGAAAACAAACCCAAACCCACAACTCCTCCCGTGTCCCTACCTCCTTCTTCTCGGCCCGTCCCCTGCCACTCCCATCTCTGCTCCGCCGCTCACTCCTCTCTCCCCTCCTCTGACCTCTGCGCCATCGCCTCCTGCCCTCTCGACTCCATCGAGACTTCCTCTTGCTCCTCCTCTCCCTGTCCCCGCTTCTACTACGCTTATGGCGATGGCAGCCTCATCGCCTCTCTTCACCATGCCCACGTTTCTCTCTCATCTCTCCTCCTTCCCAACTTCACTTTCGCCTGCGCCCACTCCACTCTCGCTGAGCCCGTTGGCGTCGCTGGCTTTGGCCGCGGTCCTTTATCTCTCCCCGCTCAACTCGCCACTCTCCATCCTTCTTTAGCATCTCGCTTCTCCTACTGCCTCGTCTCTCACTCCTTCCGACCTGATCGTCTCCTCCACCCCAGCCCACTCATCCTTGGTCGCTCTTCTTCTCCCGACACCTCctctctctcctcctcttcttcttcttcttttgtcttCGCACCTTTGCTCCACAACCCAAAGCACCCTTACCTCTACTCTCTCGCCTTGGATTCCATCTCCATTGGCCGCTCCACTATAAAATCACCATCCAGTTTAACATCCATTGATCATAGAGGCAACGGCGGCATGGCTGTTGACTCCGGAACGACATTCACCATGCTCCCTACCTCGATGTATTCCAGCCTCACCGACGAGTTCCAACGCCAGATGACCGCGAACGGGTTCGCCCGCGCGCCGGAAGTCGAGGCGGAGACCGGGCTGGGCCCATGTTACCACTACCACGGGGGAAACGAGACCAAGCGAGTGCCGTTGATGGAACTCCACTTCGCGGGCAACGCCAAGGTGGCACTCCCGACGAGGAACTATTTCATGGGGTGGCAGCGGGAGCTGAAAGGTGTGGGTTGCCTGATGGTAATGGACGGTGGGGATGAGTCCGAGGGTGGCCCCGCTGGGACACTTGGCAACTTCCAGCAGCAAGGGATGGAGGTTGTTTACGATCTCGAGGACCGCCGCATCGGCTTCGCCCGCCGCCACTGCGCCGCCTTGTGGGACTCGCTCTCACGCGGCGGCTGATGCCGATTTGTCCACGTGTTTGTGTTGACTTTGGTCGTGATGTCGGGACCACACGTGCGGGCAGCCGAGGTTGTGAATACTACTAGTATGGGAATATGGGAATATGGCATGGATGATGTTGTTCACCATGTAATTACAACGAGTTCAAGGGGGTCTGTGTCTAAAAAGTGAAATAAACCACACaaagaaaatgtaaaaaatatatatatatatatatatattgcgaAGGAATACCTTTTTGCAATACaatgatgaaaacaatgaatttaaatttgcaaataatggttgtgctgctgctgctagcCTGCTATTGAGGAGACAAGATGAGATAAGGAGACCAGCTTGGCCTGATCGGTAATAGTGTAATTTTAGTTGAGTGAGTGAACACGGGCCTTGGTCCACTCTTCAATTAATCGCTGGACAAAAACCTGTATTTatttatcccaaaaaaaaaactccattgATTCCAGTGGGTAGTCGCATCCTCTCTGGCATCTGCTTACTCTTTTTTGGATTGCCAGCCTGAATTCATTCAAGTTCCAAAGGGCACAAGTTTTAAGAGAGAAAATGGGAGTTAGCTTTGAAATCAAAAGATATAACAAATGATATGAATGGTCTTGAATGGAATGCATTTATAGTATTGAATTCAAATGCATTAAAAGATCCAATTCAATGCATCTCCATGCAGAGAAGATTCATGAGTAAATATGACCACACTTTGCATTGAATCTTCCAACTGAGATAGATAAGACTTGGGGATAAGTCTTCAttctatcattttatttttaaaagtattgaAAAAGGGCTTGTACTCCTTGAATGTAACACAGTTTATGAAatgggtttttttaattataattacaacaATATAAAAGTACCAACAAAATTTGCATTCGGAGATATGTTCCCTCTTtaaattatatagaaaaaaaaaaaaatcaatgttttaGCACGTTTGAACCCACAAATCCCAATGTATGGGAAGGGTCAATAGTGGGAAATCTATTGGAACCCAGGCTGGCATTTACACCTGACTCACTCTCACGTGTGTCTGAGTCGGACTTCACAACTCAAGTCGTTGGTTTAATTAACCTTAGAAATAATCAGACAgacatttatctttttttgtggagtataaataaattatcaagCTGCGTAGCATAATTTCCAAATTCATTCCCCAAATTCATTATTTAACAACaatattacttaaaaattaTTGTCATCTTCACAAGTGAAATGTTTATTTACACACATGTAAAATTGAATtaccatatgtatatatatatttatattattaccaTTATTTCATAAATAGATCTAATCATCCATATTTTCAAAGgaattgaaaattttctaaTATTGTATAATTATGTCGACAGAACATTAAATTTCTTTACATAGCTGtcttttggttgaattaaaagACAATCACTGCATATTTTAAtccataaaattattattatatttgttttagaattttttatttaacggTGGAACTTATTTTGATATACCATCACAAATTTTTGTCTAAGTTGTGGACCTGTGGTGGTAGGGAATATGAGGCCCACAATCTTCAACAAAGGacgcaaaaataaataaaagtagttATTTTCACTAGCTAAATCAAACAGTTCTCTTTATCTCATATAAaagtaacaatttttttttttttttaaaaaaaaattgcctaATAGCTATATCTTTTTATCGCTGATTCTATATACAAACAATGTCTGCATCTCTTTAATATTGGGCTGCCGATGAATTAATTATGGGCTGAGTAGAAACAAGAGGCCCATCATATATGGACCATTCCAATATAAATGGGTTTGCCTTGTGTATTTTACTTTCCGTTTCTTTTAGCATGTATTCTCCATCTAACAACTTTCCAACGCATATCATTCCTTCAATTACTTacgaaaaatcaaatttttattttagaatatgtgatatatatgaaatttatgatttttttaaaaataaattaaaccatgtatataattagaaaaaatggGACTGGTTATGTGTACCAAACTTTAACTACTAAATCAAATTCATATTAGAAGAATGATAACTCTTTTATAAGTGGGAGGTTGAATGATCAATTCTTTTTTACAATATTGAGTGTTGtgaatagttgtttattttattaaaaaaattaactactaagaatataaataagagacttattttaaaataaaaaataaaaacaaagagaaataaatttgtTGACAAATAGAACAATGatctaaaagaaaaagaacaagtaaTCACACAAAAGAGGCAGGAGATTTAACGAGCTTTGACAGAGTATGCCTATGTCCTCGGTAGCGGAGCGACTGTCGAttctcttattaaaaaaattagggttacagatttatatgaatatatatataaatcatattcgctacaatttaccaaaataacattGTACCATACCGCGGGGGCATTGCTTTCCACACAGCCAATCCCATTTCGACGATTCCCTCCAATGGCAGATGTTGTCGCTCCACTTCACTCCGCTTTAGTATTTACCCGTtcattatgtatatatacaataaaattaaaagactCTCATGagtcatttaatttaaaatatcatctGAACAACAAGACTCTTatgaaatttgttatttttttaacaaaataattaaaaaaaaaattcaaaccttTAGACTTTTGAGTGAAGAGGGTAACTGAGTAATTCACTTATGtaaattttggttatttttattaagaaataagcaatataaaattgaaaaacatcACAGAGAAGGCATTTGAAAGttactatatataattaatagtcctttctgttctttttatttaatatccCTGAATATCATGGCCAAAAATTCGAGTGGATGGCACCTGGATTGTGTACCTCAAAGTCGGTCGTGAAGAGGCTGTACAATCGATGATAGCGTCCCCAATTTTATGTGGCTTAGGATGCTTTTGAGGATTGCCTTTCCTATATATCTGGCCGCCAAGATCATGATCActctttgatttgtttcttcATGCATGGTGCCtctaaaattaaatt
This window harbors:
- the LOC120257977 gene encoding probable aspartyl protease At4g16563; protein product: MASFLLRLFLLLFTSLISLPYSSPHEQQQQQQQQLFFPLSHSLANSHNTSVHHLLKLSAHRSNSRVQRHRRPRQVSLPLTSGSDYTLSLSLPPSPAVPLYMDTGSDLVWLPCAPFECILCENKPKPTTPPVSLPPSSRPVPCHSHLCSAAHSSLPSSDLCAIASCPLDSIETSSCSSSPCPRFYYAYGDGSLIASLHHAHVSLSSLLLPNFTFACAHSTLAEPVGVAGFGRGPLSLPAQLATLHPSLASRFSYCLVSHSFRPDRLLHPSPLILGRSSSPDTSSLSSSSSSSFVFAPLLHNPKHPYLYSLALDSISIGRSTIKSPSSLTSIDHRGNGGMAVDSGTTFTMLPTSMYSSLTDEFQRQMTANGFARAPEVEAETGLGPCYHYHGGNETKRVPLMELHFAGNAKVALPTRNYFMGWQRELKGVGCLMVMDGGDESEGGPAGTLGNFQQQGMEVVYDLEDRRIGFARRHCAALWDSLSRGG